Proteins co-encoded in one Bremerella sp. TYQ1 genomic window:
- a CDS encoding DUF4175 family protein, translated as MSVSKLTGLKSQLNRLRRARNGVRLGIALTGAAFWILGALAAWFVLDYGFQLSPLDRGLMMLATVPLLAYGLSKAVSALHGWSASLIDTAISVENRHGIDGDLVAAMQFEQGQAIGSSELQTAVVDYVAELKNEIDVFDGFNSRPARNRVLILCLILLGIGGVCYAAPNHVSIFLQRLTLSGVQYPTKTQIASILINGQEVNLNDPATPVTIGYGGSLSMAIQCAGVIPESCHLQIRDEKGEATEATLEPSPSDSGEFVYTVPRLIQPIQYQVFAGDAKTAELSIEIITLPVLKVELAATPPDYAKDIQLSSGSSSTHLAVLAGSDVTMTVVADRTLEAPSLMLQHGTDQEHLKLSSSGNNSHVWKLGQQHRTLTNIQETVTYELNAVDQHGLQPASPIRGTIRVVPDRIPNVSIQTIHHVVLPTAAPVIRYRATDDFGLASLTFRLEIRRGNSSPRVAEVPFFTNEAGQPPQTSAEGEFALDLAPWQLEVGDQVEVVLVATDHRSGASEMPGESDPLHLEIGDESTVLAAIAEADKQSEQMLSELIQQQLGLGETQ; from the coding sequence ATGAGCGTCTCCAAATTAACTGGCCTGAAATCTCAGCTGAATCGATTGCGGCGAGCGCGCAATGGCGTTCGCCTGGGAATTGCCCTGACAGGCGCTGCGTTCTGGATCCTTGGTGCATTGGCAGCTTGGTTCGTGCTTGACTACGGATTTCAGCTAAGCCCGCTCGATCGCGGCCTGATGATGCTCGCCACCGTTCCCCTGCTTGCATACGGCCTTAGCAAAGCTGTCTCGGCACTGCATGGCTGGAGTGCGTCACTTATCGATACGGCTATTTCAGTTGAAAACCGTCATGGCATCGATGGCGACTTGGTCGCCGCAATGCAGTTCGAGCAGGGACAAGCCATTGGTTCTTCCGAACTTCAAACGGCGGTCGTCGATTATGTTGCGGAACTGAAAAACGAAATCGATGTCTTCGATGGCTTCAACAGTCGGCCGGCCCGCAATCGCGTCTTGATCTTATGTTTGATCCTGCTTGGCATCGGCGGTGTGTGCTATGCCGCTCCGAATCATGTCTCGATTTTCCTTCAAAGACTAACATTGTCGGGTGTCCAATACCCCACCAAAACCCAAATTGCGTCGATCCTTATCAATGGGCAGGAGGTCAACCTGAACGATCCGGCAACTCCCGTCACGATTGGCTACGGGGGATCACTTTCGATGGCAATTCAATGTGCCGGGGTGATTCCAGAATCATGTCACCTGCAAATTCGTGATGAAAAAGGGGAGGCAACCGAAGCGACGTTAGAGCCGTCCCCAAGCGATTCGGGGGAATTTGTCTATACGGTTCCGCGTCTTATTCAGCCTATTCAATACCAGGTGTTCGCCGGCGATGCGAAGACCGCCGAATTGTCGATCGAGATCATTACACTTCCAGTCCTAAAAGTTGAACTCGCGGCGACACCACCCGACTATGCGAAAGACATTCAACTTTCAAGCGGTTCCTCTTCGACACATCTGGCAGTCCTCGCCGGTAGCGACGTCACCATGACCGTTGTGGCCGATCGTACACTCGAGGCTCCAAGTTTGATGCTCCAACATGGAACGGACCAAGAGCATCTGAAGCTTTCGAGTTCCGGAAACAATTCTCATGTGTGGAAGCTTGGCCAGCAGCACCGAACGCTGACCAACATTCAAGAGACCGTCACGTACGAACTGAATGCTGTCGACCAACATGGCCTGCAACCAGCTTCGCCCATTCGTGGAACGATTCGTGTCGTTCCAGACCGTATCCCCAATGTTTCGATACAAACAATCCATCACGTGGTCCTGCCGACGGCTGCTCCCGTAATACGTTATCGCGCCACCGACGATTTCGGTCTGGCATCCCTTACTTTCCGTCTGGAAATCCGGCGTGGCAATTCCTCGCCCCGCGTCGCCGAAGTCCCCTTCTTCACAAACGAAGCGGGACAGCCTCCGCAAACTTCTGCTGAAGGCGAGTTCGCATTGGACCTGGCACCCTGGCAACTCGAAGTAGGCGATCAGGTCGAAGTGGTCTTAGTCGCCACCGACCATCGATCCGGCGCCTCGGAAATGCCTGGAGAAAGCGATCCTCTTCACTTAGAGA